The following proteins are encoded in a genomic region of Brachypodium distachyon strain Bd21 chromosome 1, Brachypodium_distachyon_v3.0, whole genome shotgun sequence:
- the LOC100823227 gene encoding uncharacterized protein LOC100823227 isoform X2: MELFERAKTVRLRSYHDKYMYADEDESHVQQGRNASSPNARWTVEPVPHAPGVIRLRSRYGRYLTASNEPFLLGVTGRKVLQTLPHRLDSSVEWVPQRDDANGGGGARLQTRYGNFLRANGGLPPLRNSITHDVPHHRHAGWILWSVQIVQLLPDQPPPDSSASVNSSSSPPQPYTYRPPFPSPSPAPLPTAALRPPAPPHHRTAATPFVAQPPPPPPGSLAPPANLFRLESADSFSVPLHKVEGRNIHYQIGDNNGNVDEDDQGRSFTFNGTCLEELLERLQEETGLKDVIMCTRSPITQKLMPLRLQLPPNNNAVRIVLVRESSRVAKSFL, translated from the exons ATGGAGCTGTTCGAGCGCGCCAAGACGGTGCGGCTGCGGAGCTACCACGACAAGTACATGTACGCGGACGAGGACGAATCCCACGTCCAGCAGGGCCGCAACGCCTCTTCCCCGAACGCCCGCTGGACGGTGGAGCCCgtgccgcacgcccccggcgTCATCCGCCTCCGCAGCCGGTACGGCCGCTACCTCACCGCCTCCAACGAGCCTTTCCTCCTCGGCGTCACCGGCCGCAAGGTGCTCCAGACGCTGCCCCACCGCCTCGACTCCTCCGTCGAGTGGGTGCCCCAGCGCGACGAcgccaacggcggcggcggcgcccgcctCCAGACCCGCTACGGCAACTTCCTCCGCGCCAACGGCGGCCTCCCGCCGCTCCGCAACTCCATCACCCACGACGTGCCGCACCACCGCCACGCCGGGTGGATCCTCTGGTCCGTCCAGATCGTCCAGCTCCTCCCCGACCAGCCGCCGCCTgactcctccgcctccgttaattcctcttcttctccccctcaGCCTTACACTTACAGACCGCCCttcccttctccctccccCGCTCCATtgccgacggcggcgctcAGGCCGCCTGCGCCTCCGCACCACCGTACGGCGGCGACTCCGTTCGTCGcgcagcctccgccgccgcccccgggCTCCTTAGCACCCCCGGCCAACCTCTTCAGGCTCGAG TCGGCGGACTCCTTCTCGGTGCCGCTGCACAAGGTGGAGGGCCGCAACATCCACTACCAAATCGGGGACAACAACGGCAACGTGGACGAGGACGACCAAGGGCGGTCCTTCACGTTCAACGGGACGTGCCTCGAGGAGCTGCTGGAGAGGCTGCAGGAGGAGACTGGGCTCAAGGACGTGATCATGTGCACGCGCAGCCCCATCACACAGAAGCTCATGCCGCTCCGCCTGCAGCTGCCGCCCAACAACAACGCCGTGCGCATCGTGCTCGTGCGGGAGTCATCCAGAG TGGCAAAATCTTTCCTGTGA
- the LOC100823227 gene encoding uncharacterized protein LOC100823227 isoform X1, producing the protein MELFERAKTVRLRSYHDKYMYADEDESHVQQGRNASSPNARWTVEPVPHAPGVIRLRSRYGRYLTASNEPFLLGVTGRKVLQTLPHRLDSSVEWVPQRDDANGGGGARLQTRYGNFLRANGGLPPLRNSITHDVPHHRHAGWILWSVQIVQLLPDQPPPDSSASVNSSSSPPQPYTYRPPFPSPSPAPLPTAALRPPAPPHHRTAATPFVAQPPPPPPGSLAPPANLFRLESADSFSVPLHKVEGRNIHYQIGDNNGNVDEDDQGRSFTFNGTCLEELLERLQEETGLKDVIMCTRSPITQKLMPLRLQLPPNNNAVRIVLVRESSRGRGSRFAMCSSSFGFAHVTSCCLKCMTLRIGTDLLC; encoded by the exons ATGGAGCTGTTCGAGCGCGCCAAGACGGTGCGGCTGCGGAGCTACCACGACAAGTACATGTACGCGGACGAGGACGAATCCCACGTCCAGCAGGGCCGCAACGCCTCTTCCCCGAACGCCCGCTGGACGGTGGAGCCCgtgccgcacgcccccggcgTCATCCGCCTCCGCAGCCGGTACGGCCGCTACCTCACCGCCTCCAACGAGCCTTTCCTCCTCGGCGTCACCGGCCGCAAGGTGCTCCAGACGCTGCCCCACCGCCTCGACTCCTCCGTCGAGTGGGTGCCCCAGCGCGACGAcgccaacggcggcggcggcgcccgcctCCAGACCCGCTACGGCAACTTCCTCCGCGCCAACGGCGGCCTCCCGCCGCTCCGCAACTCCATCACCCACGACGTGCCGCACCACCGCCACGCCGGGTGGATCCTCTGGTCCGTCCAGATCGTCCAGCTCCTCCCCGACCAGCCGCCGCCTgactcctccgcctccgttaattcctcttcttctccccctcaGCCTTACACTTACAGACCGCCCttcccttctccctccccCGCTCCATtgccgacggcggcgctcAGGCCGCCTGCGCCTCCGCACCACCGTACGGCGGCGACTCCGTTCGTCGcgcagcctccgccgccgcccccgggCTCCTTAGCACCCCCGGCCAACCTCTTCAGGCTCGAG TCGGCGGACTCCTTCTCGGTGCCGCTGCACAAGGTGGAGGGCCGCAACATCCACTACCAAATCGGGGACAACAACGGCAACGTGGACGAGGACGACCAAGGGCGGTCCTTCACGTTCAACGGGACGTGCCTCGAGGAGCTGCTGGAGAGGCTGCAGGAGGAGACTGGGCTCAAGGACGTGATCATGTGCACGCGCAGCCCCATCACACAGAAGCTCATGCCGCTCCGCCTGCAGCTGCCGCCCAACAACAACGCCGTGCGCATCGTGCTCGTGCGGGAGTCATCCAGAGGTAGGGGTTCTCGTTTTGCCATGTGTTCATCATCTTTTGGATTTGCACACGTGACGTCCTGTTGTCTCAAGTGCATGACATTGAGAATTGGAACTGATCTGCTGTGCTGA